GGTTGGTATTAATATAGTCGTCGGTGGTCCTGGCAAGGTGGAAATCCATTTATATCCTGAATCATTTGAAAATCATATTGCTTCAAGGCGAATTGTGCTTGATATAAATATTCAATGACAAGAAGTTTTCCATTGGATGCACCACATAATACCCCAGAAGTTCCTTGGCCATTTATTAATGAAATACCAACAGGTTGACCAATTAAATAACCAATTTTTTGATGCCAAGGCATCGTCATCACCCCTTTAAATACATAATATTATCTATGTATTTAGCAAGTGCCTGTCTGACTTTAGAAAATAAGATTAATGCACAATATGTAAAATAGATATCGTATTATCTATAAAAAAAATCACCTAATAATAGGTGATTAAACAAGATTGACTTTAAGTTCTCTTTTAATTAAAAGCACTCCAATTCCATACACAATAGATATTGCTAAAGGTACAAGAGTGTAAGCATGTTCAACAAAGAAGCTTCCTAAGATTAGAGCAGAAAAACAGGTTCCTAAAGTAACAAATAAGTAAGCTTTACTTTTATAAATCCATATATAAGGTAAAAAATGAGAGCCTGCAAGCAAACCAATTGTGAATGGAAGGTATTCAGGTATGTTCATGTACACAATGATAAATACAGGAATATAAAAAGCTTGAGGAGCTGCGACTATTCCTCCTAAAGTGCCTAAAGGATTGTTAGTAGCGTTTAAATTTACGCCTAAAATTTTACTGATGAAAAAGCCAAGAGGAAAAATGACACCTAAGCCAAATATCCAAATTAAATGTACAATTTCTATTGGGAAAACAAAGTACATTAGCATGAAAATTATAAATACGACAGATCCAGATAGCAAAATTGGGAATCCTTTTTTTGCTTCAAAAATAATTTCTTGTTGTAAATTATCAAGTGTTTTACTCATATACTCATCACCTTTCGAAAAATTAGTAGATTGTCTAAATAATATAACTAATATTACCATATATAAATGATTGATGGTAATTATTGTATTGTATTTTTTCGAAGGTTAAGAGGAATTTGCAATAGAAGGGATATTTATGATGCATATAACTAATATATTTGCCTGATTCATTTTGCAGAATATTTAGAAAATATTGCGCGGGAAATAAGTATAGAAATTTCAAAATATTCTGTACGGACAATAAAGTTCGATTTATTAAAGATACCTACGACTGAACCGTAATGTGTACTTTATGTAAAAGACATTTAATAAAAGAATAGGCAAGATGATAAAGCGGCAGTCCGTATTTTCCATGCAGTAGCTTTTTTTTATGGATAAAAAAAGAATATGAATTTCACATAAAAATCTTTTTCGATAGGAAATCGAAGTCGAACAATCATTGAATTCGATTCACGTAAAGCCTCGCAACAATGAGTGTCAGCGCTTATTTTCGTATGACATTAGTATTGCCCATAGTCAACACGCGATAATTTCGACTTTTGGCGTAATGCAATCGGGACATTTTTTTAAGTAGAGAAGCATAATGTATTAGAAGTAATATCGATTTCAAATGTAAGTGTTCATGAGCGCCGTTTATTTAGTTGGAAAAATTGCGTATTCTTAGAAAATCGTTAACTATCTGAAAATTGCTTATTGACGGATATATAACATTAATGTAATATAAACATATCAATTTCATATCAAAACCTCACAAACTCGTGAGGTAGAGGCGCGATATTTATTAGTTTTTTATGGAGCCATTGAGCTGGCTAAGAAGTTTGAAAGAAGGAAATGTCGCCGAAGTGTTGTTAACGCTCGAATTAATAATGCTGGGTCTGCAGTGAATAATTGCAGAACTGTCTCAATCATCATCCCGGATGATTGAGTTGTGCTATCTCAAAAAGGGAATGTAGAGGATTTGGGCTAACTGTACACGTATAACGACCTAAAGACTTCTTTTAGGTCGTTTTTAGTATCTGTAAAACCCAAAAATTATAAAAAAAGGAGAGATTTGCTATGAAAAAGAAATTATTAATTTGCCTAACAGCGATGATGACAATGCTAGTATTAGCAGCTTGTGGATCAGGTGATGAAAAAACAGGCGAATCAGGTAAAAAGGTTTTAAAAGTTGGGATGGAGGCAGCATATGCACCATTCAACTGGTCACAAAAAGATGATTCAAACGGCGGCGTAGCAATTAAAGACTCTAAAGAATATGCAGCAGGTTATGATGTAGAATTCGCGAAAAAAATCGCGGAAGGTTTAGATATGGAATTACAAATTGTTAAAACAGACTGGGACGGTTTAATCCCTTCTTTACAATCAGGTGCTATTGATGTTGTAATCGCAGGTATGTCACCAACAGCTGAGCGTAAAGATACAATTGATTTCTCAGAAAACTATTATACAAGTGATTATGTAATCGTTGTAAAAGCAGATGGGCCATATGCAAACGCTACAACATTATCAGACTTCTCAGGTGCAAAAATTACAGGTCAGCAAGCTACAACACACTATGATGTAATTGACCAAATTCCTGGCGTAAATAAACAAGTGGCAGGTACTGACTTTGGTGCAATGCGCGTACAATTACAATCAGGTGCAATTGATGCCTATGTATCAGAGCGTCCTGAAGGGATTTCTGCTGAGATGGCACTTAAAAACATTAAATACATCGTACCAGAGCCAAACTTCGAAGCTGACCCATCTACAACAGCTGTAGCAGTAGGTCTAAAAAAAGGCTCAGATTTAACAGAACAAATCAACAAAGTTTTAGCTGAAATTT
This portion of the Solibacillus daqui genome encodes:
- a CDS encoding DUF7010 family protein, translated to MSKTLDNLQQEIIFEAKKGFPILLSGSVVFIIFMLMYFVFPIEIVHLIWIFGLGVIFPLGFFISKILGVNLNATNNPLGTLGGIVAAPQAFYIPVFIIVYMNIPEYLPFTIGLLAGSHFLPYIWIYKSKAYLFVTLGTCFSALILGSFFVEHAYTLVPLAISIVYGIGVLLIKRELKVNLV
- a CDS encoding transporter substrate-binding domain-containing protein gives rise to the protein MKKKLLICLTAMMTMLVLAACGSGDEKTGESGKKVLKVGMEAAYAPFNWSQKDDSNGGVAIKDSKEYAAGYDVEFAKKIAEGLDMELQIVKTDWDGLIPSLQSGAIDVVIAGMSPTAERKDTIDFSENYYTSDYVIVVKADGPYANATTLSDFSGAKITGQQATTHYDVIDQIPGVNKQVAGTDFGAMRVQLQSGAIDAYVSERPEGISAEMALKNIKYIVPEPNFEADPSTTAVAVGLKKGSDLTEQINKVLAEISEEERQKIMEDAIANQPAAE